ttttgattagTAACACAAATTGgttaacatgaaaaaataatctgcagaaaaaagtttatttgtcttttcataaGTTGTACTCTGCTGTAAGTTAAAGTTATTGTACCTCCAAATCTTTAAGACTGTGTCCATTTCAACAGCAGCTTTTCCTGGAATGAGTATGATAGTTATAGTTGTGATTGAGTGCGTTCTAGGGGGAAATGACCAAGTGGAGCCGGATAGTAAAATGACTGGAGACGTTTCTCTTGCATGGTTATCTGTGGGCGATGGGCTTTTTGGAACCATAAATGCTGTGTTCCTAATCTGGTCCAGCCTACTTATGAGAGACTTCTAAAAGGAACAGAATGAGGTGCCCCTGACCAAACCAACTATGAATTCTTCTGTCAGGTCAAAACAGCTGACTTCTCTGTGAAAACAAGCAGGATTCCTGAACTCCTAGGGACTGAGTAAACAAGCTCTTTAAGTGATTTGTTCATGGTCAGACGCACATCCTGTTAAGGAAGCTTGAGGGAGCCAGACTGTGTTTCCCTGTGAAGTTTAATTTACCTCTATATACTGATGACTACATGACTactgtgtttgtttctctttccttgtccTCTAAGTAGTACttccaacaaaaatatttttgtctgttgAGTCTCAAGCACAAATTGTCTAAAACTAAAGTAATTATCTCCTTCCACCCCTAACTTGCTCCCCTCCAATATTCCGTATCCCAATAAGGGGCACCATCATTCAATCAGCATACTGATTAGAAACCTGagggtaatttatttttctccctccacATGACTGCATCAGTGTCAGTCTTCTACATTCTGAGTCCAAGATTTTTGTCCCGTGTCTCTTCATTTTCATTGTCAGCACTTTTATTTCCAGTACCAccttatccatttatttttcaaaagtactCCTGTAATAGCTAATTTTATGTGTAGGCTTGgctatttacacatttattttacagttgtACTCTGGTAATAGCTATTTTTATATGTCAGCTTGGCTAGGCTACAGTGACCGGTTGTTTGGTCAAACATCAGTCTAGACATTGCTGGGAAGGTATTTTTAAGATGTGATGAACATTTAAATCAttagactttgaataaagcagattactGTCCGTAATGTGGGTGGCCCTCGTCCAAACAAGTTGAAAggcttaagagaaaaaaacttaaGCCTCCTGAAAAAGAGGAATTCTGTCCCCAGGCTTCCTTTGGATTCAAGACTGTGACATCAGTTCTTACTGGAATTTCCAATCTCATGGACTGACCTGTGGGTTTTGGAGTTGCCAGCTcccataattgtgtgagccagTTCCCTTAAAAGAACAGCAAAAACAACAAGATCATAGtggttctgtgtctctggagaatCCTAGCTGATACAACTCTAACCAGCTTTCCCCTCCTCTCGTGCTGTCATCTTAAAACTCATTCCCCATATACCAACTATGGCATAAATCTAAATAGATTAGTTCCTTTGTTAATATCCCCCAAAGACCTTGAATAAAGGCCAAAATTCTTAATATGGCTTATAAAATCCTGAACGTGgctcctgttttatttctgtctctcagCACTCttccctcattttccaaactccCAAACTCTAGGTATCCTgatcttcttttaaaatcttcagtATATGCATATTCTTTGCTACCTCAGGACCCTCTTACAGGCAGGACCTCTACCTGAATGCTTTTTCCCATCACTTGGATAATACCTACTTATGCTATAGGTACCAACCTAAACCTTGTTTCCCGAAGTCTTTGAATCCTTCTTGAGTCTCCAGACCAAATTAAGTACACCTGTTATCCCCTGTAGACtgctgcatattttttttttcagaatgctCAGTGCACTCGCAGCTACAGATTCAGTATTTAGTTTCTCCAAATGCTGGAAGCTTCATATATGTACCTtgaatgtctttctttctctttgtgtctgaTTTTTACACTGTTCCTGGAACACAGGGCACATAAatgtatatttgaaatgtatGAATGAGAAATTAACAAGTGGATGAATGAAGTTTTTGGTCTAGCATGAACCACTGACTTGGCTGCCTGTGAATCTGCTGCATGTCAGCATGATTCAGgtgattgaatgtttgtgtcagATCCTGCTACACCTGTGACAGACTTTTACACAAACCCATGCTCTCCACAATTACACCTCTGCCTTGACACTGTTTAACTCAGATTGGCAACTAGAATCTTAGCCTAGTTTAGTGAAAGCTATGTAATCACCCTTTGCTGAATAATGTCTCGCTTATGTCTTTGCATATTTGGAGAGCTAGCAGATGTAGAAGTCAAATGTTAGTAAGAGTAGAAGGAGCAGTAGAAGAGTGTTTGCAATAGGAGCTAGCAATGTGGGATTGTCTACACCTTCCAGCTACTGTTTACAGTGATTCACAAGTAGTGACCCAGTCAATCTGCAGAATAATcctaaaaggttttatttttattcatattttatagaaGATGTAACTGAAGCATGTAAAGGTTAAGCAAAAGCTCAAGGTCACAAATATCCTCTTAGTACTCTGACTTCTTTTAAGGTATATACCCTTTGTGGAGGGGGTGGAATGAGGGGACCTTTGGGATACTTCACTAGaggattttcatttgtctgtgaCATATTTCATTCTAGCCAcccctttctgtttttttttttttaatgtatttttattgacgtacaatcgtttacaatgctgtgtcagtttctggtgtacagcacaatacttcagtcacataggaacatacatacattcattcttgtattcttcttcaccataggttataagattttgaatatggtcccctgtgctatacattataaacttgtttatctattttatgtatattagtttgtatctgcaaattttgaacttgcaatttatccctcccccacaccaggtaaccatcagtttgttttctatgtctgtgagtctgtttctgttttgtaaataagttcattctaGCCAACCCCTTCTGTCCAAAGTAAATATGCAGACATCTACACCTGGATATGTCAGGCAAACCAGTATTAGACCAACTTTCTATGAAAATAAGAAGCtggaaaaatattgttaaatgtttGAAGGCATAGACTTCTCGTTTCATTGAAGATGAAGTTGCTCTACTCCCCTCAGGCCCTCcctattattattaaaaacaccCCTAGATATAACAACAAACAAACGTAAGAAAGTTctaaaaaggacagagaagaaggcAGACTTGAGGGACACTGGACCTGAGGAAATCACATAGTAGTGAGTCCTTGCATTTTCTTATTGCTTCCCCATATCCTGGATGGGATGCTGCACAAGCCTTCAACTCAGAACCACCAAGAGACACAGACCAAAAGAAGTCTGTTCCTCCTAGCCAAAACACTGGGAAAAGGGTGGCCTTCACGGAACAGAAAACCTTTGGCAGTATCATTCCTACTCCAGACAAACACTAATGGAAAAACCATACCTGTCTCCCACCCCAGGACTCATTTGGGCCAGGCAGGGAGCGATTCTTTACCACACCCACCCTTTGATTCCCCTGCCAGGGTATTGTCAGTGGGAAGGGGAAACAGGGCAGTGGGGGAGCTGAACTTCCATCTCACTCATCTGCAAGGAGGCAGTGGGAGACTCAGCACTCCATTTTTGCCAATAGTGTTAGTAGGGCTCAGCAGGAAGCTGAACATACACATCCACCTTGTAGTTGCAGTGACAGGGGGATGTCCTCTTAAAAAAGACTGAGACTGATCCAGAGTCTCatagtataatattgtaaatgtCTCTGATGCAGTAAAAATCACCATCATACCAAGAACCGGAAAGATCACACTTTAATGAGAAAAGGCAGAATATGCCCACACCAAGATGAAAAGGACATTGAAATTATCTGACAAGAATTTTAAGGCAGCTATCAAACAAATGCTTCAATAAGcaatcattaatatttttgacacaaattttaaaaaaattttaaagaaacataattatGAAAAACAACCAAGGGGAATTTCcagatttgaaaaatactatcagtgaatttaaaaatctggCTGGATGAGCTCAATAGTAACATGGAGATGACAGAGGGTAGAATTAGTGAActtgaaagatgagtagaaaTGCCTGAtctaaacaaagagaaaatggatttaaaaaaaaaaacagagctacATGAATCTGTGAGACAATAAAAATTAGATAACATTCATATTTTGGGAGTctcagaaaaaaggagaaaggggactgaataagtattttaaaaaatcatgactgaaaacttccaaaatttgGTGAAATACATAGAGCTACAGATTCAGGAAGCTGAGTTAATCTCAAACAGGTAGAGCCAAAGGGATCCATAttaagacatatcataattaaagttttcaaaattaaaatcaaaaagaaGTCTTAAGATCACTCAGAGAGAAAGGACTTATTACTCACAGGGGGAAAAGCAATATGAAAGAAAGCGAATTTCTCATCTAAAACCATGAAGGCCAGAGGAAGTGGCATAATATTTTTCAAGTACTAAAAGCAAagaattttcaaatgtaaatggcAGAAAtacccttcagaaatgaaggataaataaagacatttcagtTGAAGGAAAGCTATGAGAATTTGTTCCTAACAAAACTACCTTTGGGTAACGGCTAAAGACATTCTCTAAACAGAaagtaaatgataataaaaagacCTGGAaactcagtatttaaaaaatacatagaaaagaatgaaaatgaaaaagtaactTATGAAAACAAGTGAGATTCAGGTAAAGAAGTGCTGAGAGGAAAATTTGCAGCATTAACTGCTTACATAACTGAAGAGGAATGGTCCTAGAAAATATaatcttgaaagagaagaataaagtggTAGGAATCACTCTACTGATACTGACTTAAGTAGCTGTAGTCATCAGGACACTGTGGTAGTGATGAAggaatagatacatagataatgAAACTGACTAGAAAACCTAGAGAAAGACCTAGAAGtatgcccaactgattttttaaaaaggtgcagAAGGAATCTAATGACAGAAGGAAAGCTTTTCAATAAAGAGTTCTGGAGCAATTGGATATCCATGGAGGGCGGAAACCACCTCAACCTAAAAATCACACCTTGTACAAGAAtttactcaaaatagatcatgGAGTTCAATGTAAAATGTAGAACTATAAACTGTaaacctttagaaaaaaaatagaaatattcaaGATACAGGACTAGTCAACTGTAGTCCATAATCAGAAAGATTCATCCAACTGCTATTATGAAAATACTGTGTTCTGAAATGTGTTTTGATTTATTGCATgctcatatgtatatatgtatacatacatgcatacacactaacatatgttttaaaatatttaaaattgtatcctGTTTGTACTGGGAAAATGGTGATGCCAAGACATATCAGGTGACTTGATAATACTTTAAATGCTTTGTACACAAAGTGATGATTTTTATCAAAAGTACTCCActttttccactttcattttccagcaatctgtaatttttaaatgttcagggTCCGTTTATTTACCATCTGAGGGATGAACCTGTGTGTACTGTCTAGTACCTTCCTTAAGGCTATCTGCATTTCTTCGTTTCTTAGACTGTAAACAATGGGATTAAGCAGAGGTGTCAGCACTGTGTAGGTCACAGCCCTCAGCATATCTTCCCCGAATGAGCCACTGTCCTTGGGCCTCAAGTAGATAAAACCAGCAAATCCGTAGTGCATGCACACCacagtgaggtgggaggagcaAGTTGAGAAGGCCTTATACCTCCCCTTGGCAGAAGGCATCTTTATAACTATGGACCCAATGAAGACATAGGAAATCATAATTAAGATAAAACTGCCCACCAATACAAAGGCAGAGAGCATAAATACAGCCATTTCATGATAGGGCGTATAGTCACAAGCCAGGCAGACCACAGGCGAGATGTCGCAAAAGAAGTGCTGGATGATGTTGgagtcacagaaagacaagttGAATACTATGATGACGATGCACAGTGACACCACAATCCCAGTGACGCAGGAGGCCGTCATCAGCTGAAAGCAGATCTTCCGGGTCATCAAGACGGGGTAGTGCAGCGGGTTATGAATAGCAGTGTAACGGTCATAGGACATGGCAGCCATGATGAAGCAGTTGTTGCCTCCCAAGCCAAAGAAGAAGAACATCTGTGTGGCACACTCAGGAATAGAGATGGTCTTACTGTCTGATAGCAAGTCCACTAACATGCGGGGGATGATTACCATAGTGGTACAGGTTTCTGAAAAGGCCAGGCCAcagaggaaaaagtacatgggggtgtgcaGGTGGCGAGTGAGCTTGATGGCCACCATTATGGACACATTTGCAGCAAGAATGGTCGCATGGGAGAAGAAAATCATCACAAAGAGGAGACTCTGCAGGTCTGGGAAACTGGAAAATCCCCACAGAAGGAAGGTGCTCACTGCGGTGTGATTGCCCATCCTCCTGGTGCATGTGGCAACTCTCTTCCAAAGGTGCAGGGTTCCTGAAGTTAAGACTCTGAGATGGTTATAAAATATCCTTATGTACCAATGTCACCAAGACTTTTAAGACCTGAGCTTCAAGAAACCTCTTCAGAGGAGAGCCTAAGAAAATGATGCTAAGTGCACTTGACTGAAGTCAAGTTCAGGAATCAGAGTGAGGAGAATGATTCTGGTATGAAAATCTATATAAATGACATACAGTCAGCCCAAATATCTCCTTGGATTATACTCACAAAAGcattcttatttctctcttttccaatCAGCATCTGCATGTAAGAGGGAAACATGAATAAATTTGCTTTGTTCTCACCCACTGGATTTTGTGATGCTACATTTTGCAAATCCTCTTTGAGATAAAATGGCAACCTGGTACTCAGGGGTACTTCATAAActactgactgaatgaataaaataatccaaTCACTTAAATCACTTAAAgtgaatataacattttttttttttaaaaattaggcagaTCAGTGAAATTCTTCAGAAGAACTTTGATGTTTCCTTCAGCGAAATCCTCTTTTTATCAGTGTTTCACCCTGCAGTGGCTCCAAAAGTAATGATTGTGGCCATGACCTGAccacaaaaatgaatttaacatGTTGTAACTTCTACTAGGTTTTATCCATAGTAATAATTAAAGCTTGAGACTTAAAATACCATTAGTTCTTAATACATATCAATAATTGTAAGTTCTTAATAATTTCTCATTAAAGGTCTTTTTCCGGTTGCCTAATATATTAATGGACTAGCCTCGAGTCAAGATAATTTTGAAGTTACTGTCTTGTTTAGAATGGCATATTCTGGTCATAATGTTCTAATcaaattctggatttttttaGCAAAACCTCCAGGACATTTTGTAGCAGGTGTACTTGTTATGTGGTTTGCTTTGAAGTGCAGATCTGAATGGACTAAACCCAAATTCCTTGGATCAATTTTGTAAAGTATATTCCtatttcaattattcattaaTCATCCAATCCTGTAAGAGATGAgggcagaaaaaaatgacatgaagaCATTTCATGGAATTTTGATTTTAACTTCAGTCATTGTTAAATgtgcagggaaagaaaaatagtaacGAATCAGTGGTGGAAAATGAAAGTTTgtgcaagagaaagagaaacactgcTGGAAATTATTCTGTAGGACTAACAAATGTATTGTGACTTGAAGGGTTACTGGTTTCTCTTTGCATTGTAGTTATGGGCAAGGATTGATTACAAGAGGAATCATACCAGGTAACCAGCACCCACCTAATACCTATAATGTGCCGGACAATATGGTGGAGTTAGACAAAGCTGTCTCATGTAGTCCTCACAAGTCTATGTGTTTGgaattttcattctgattttataGACAATAAAGTGAGGTACAGAGTGGTTAAATGACTATAGAAgtcatgaatttttttaacactAACTAAATGCTTATCACTGGCCAGGCAATTTTACACTTGGGAAACGCAATATGTAACCAGACACATGGGATCACTGTGACCCTCTCTGTGATGTGAGAGTGAATGATTACTTCGGTTTGTGGAGTCAGGGAAGCCCTCTCTGGGGAGGTAACATGCTTAAATGGAGAACAGAATGTCAGTTAGCAACCAAAAGGTAAAAAACAGGGTAGTCAGCATTACAGGCACAATTTACAGCTAAAACAAAGACCCTAAGATGGCAATTATCTACCCTAGCGATCTTCAACCTAGACGCATGTGTTTTACCTTTGAGACAACTCTACACTCTTTCCTTGAAGATTTTTCAGTCTATTTACCTTTAAAGGAAgtatttttccattcttattGTTTTAACTATCACTTACCTTGTATGTCTCTCCAATTCCCACCTCTACCCTAAAGGACTCTCCAATTTCCTTTGGCACATTTCCAGGCCAAAATGTCCTCCAAGTATTGAATGTAAGATTTTTCAGAACAGAACTGGCCATATTTCTGCCACATGTCAGTTTCTTCCTGTATTTCCTATTTGAATTAGTTGCAGACATCAGAGAGCTACCATCATACCCCAATTTTGATTTCTTCCTCATCTTTATACACCTAAGTTAACCTCCCAAATTCCAGATGCCTTTTTGTCatcatcttttttgttgtttgttttttgtttttattctttctggtaTTGTTCCGGACCTATTACACGGGGTGAATATGGTGCCTCCATAGTTGTCTCCTAGTTTGTtggattttaatttcattcacCACATTGTGACCAGATATTGGATTCCTAAACACAGGATACATTAAGTCACTAATAGTGTCAATAATAACCGTATGATCCTTTAATCCCACTGCTGGTCATACATtgagagaaaactctaattcaaaaagatacacacaccccaatgtttacagcagcactatttacgatagccaagacatggaaataacctaaacgtccatcaacagatgattggataaagaagatgtgtatacacacacacacacacacacacacacacacacacacacacacacacacaccatggaatagtattgagccataaaaaataaaataatgccatttgcagcaacatgggtggacctagagattatcatactaaatgaagtcagacaaagacaggtATCAtggtgtcacttatatgtggaatctaaaaaaaatgatacatacaaattaacttatttataaaacagaaagagactcacagacttaaaaaacaaagctatggttaccaaagggggaaaggggtgTGAGGGGTGaattaagagtttggaattatcagatacaaactactatatataaaatagataaacagcaagttcctactgtatggcacagggaactacattcaatatcttgtaatctataatgaaaaaaaatatatgtataactaaatcactatgctgtatgccagacactaatacagtattgtaaatcaaccataaaagaaagaaaatgcaaaaaaaaaagtgtcaaaaatAGTGAATGACTACATACTGCTTATAGGAGGAAATCCAGATAGCCCAGCATGATATTTGATGCTCATCACAAATAGCTCCCAAGGCACTGCTCCTGGCTCATTTTCCACCACATCCCTCCACCTACCCTACACTCAAACAGTAGTGCCCTCTAGTTTCCAAACATATAATACTTCATGCTGATGTGCTTCTGCACATGGGGTTCCCTCTGCCACAACTtctcctccattttctttctttctttttttttttttttggcattcttttttatttaagtatagtcagtttataatgtt
This Camelus ferus isolate YT-003-E chromosome 10, BCGSAC_Cfer_1.0, whole genome shotgun sequence DNA region includes the following protein-coding sequences:
- the LOC102524171 gene encoding LOW QUALITY PROTEIN: olfactory receptor 10K1 (The sequence of the model RefSeq protein was modified relative to this genomic sequence to represent the inferred CDS: substituted 1 base at 1 genomic stop codon); the encoded protein is MAVNISSQVSEKMEMCSLVWRYLGXLYVIYIDFHTRIILLTLIPELDFILAANVSIMVAIKLTRHLHTPMYFFLCGLAFSETCTTMVIIPRMLVDLLSDSKTISIPECATQMFFFFGLGGNNCFIMAAMSYDRYTAIHNPLHYPVLMTRKICFQLMTASCVTGIVVSLCIVIIVFNLSFCDSNIIQHFFCDISPVVCLACDYTPYHEMAVFMLSAFVLVGSFILIMISYVFIGSIVIKMPSAKGRYKAFSTCSSHLTVVCMHYGFAGFIYLRPKDSGSFGEDMLRAVTYTVLTPLLNPIVYSLRNEEMQIALRKVLDSTHRFIPQMVNKRTLNI